Proteins encoded by one window of Chondromyces crocatus:
- a CDS encoding DUF1611 domain-containing protein, with protein sequence MGDAALTLVLNTHMPWVLGRAPLFDQPESWLFEAITETYIPLFQMLSRWDPRRFPGKLVLSLTPCLARQLCDARERYLGYLRVLHAIARAEVERTASREEFNRFQKHPQQLSTEELRCLQHSASFYVQRIEDSLAFIAQHDFADVLRSLACIDGLELWTSSPHHNYLPFFSAKTADRFVARGVEEFSEIFGRHPDGFWLPECAFYPGIERSLVRHGVPRTALSLHAIGSYAPTSVSGIYRAGALDVLIHDFRIALHLWKAPSETLPAHPLYREFFRDLGFDVVPEYFDRLGIEIPAHRRGHCWTGIKYHAVSGAEVSLGDKRLYDPEAARAQARHHVPEFWDLLDRHRPWVHDHRTFVLAFDTELFGHWWHEGIPWLEGILDAAPEPATPVAETPSEPATLPMVPRLHYSTWGQDFYSEHWLTRDNCWMYALVKLVESQLDAHADPALFRSFERLSASDYLFMYPDPSQQASTRGLFLELFTATIEQMDMHASEVVTAFPVDPFKHLLVYVTRRVPEPTPSFHLHLALPEGSKATPRQVTLEPEHHSAAGYQIYFQYFPLRPRSRYELRIDGTEQRCTIDTPDFGIPLLIGTDLRPVPKYNHEKLYRKVAAIWEEDPSAPVRTRPSRRSHQVYTREALAPVLGGRSAAVFKYNKEGYALLRFRDLALATPTIVFDDGLAAQESAAYMGGDDTSIPVSASLEDIALRSFDAVILTCSLNFASETAYVRALLDEAVGRHIPVVSLYDDILHYDLLDMSVDTSAFHRIAIPEGEPATALRAEPYHVANLLGVFGTDTVQGKFTTQIYLREALRQHLRVKHLATEPTGLLLGADIAYSRILGIDLTQRLSVERGLMLGLSRTSDLVITGGQNAMLFAPPGYNRADNASTYIYETFLPPLIVLTVAIETEPAAVLETMAYLRDLAERHGVRCEVIGLAMMGGRKLHGGRWTETYFLGVREEILEAARRRLERATGLSIYAIPEETQHLARAVLGRL encoded by the coding sequence TTGGGTGACGCTGCGCTGACCCTCGTCCTCAACACCCACATGCCGTGGGTGCTCGGTCGTGCCCCTCTTTTCGACCAACCCGAGAGCTGGCTCTTCGAGGCCATCACCGAAACCTACATCCCCCTGTTCCAGATGCTTTCCCGCTGGGACCCCCGACGGTTTCCGGGGAAGCTCGTGCTGTCCTTGACGCCGTGCCTTGCGCGCCAGCTCTGCGACGCCCGCGAACGCTATCTCGGCTACCTTCGCGTCCTCCACGCCATTGCCCGCGCGGAAGTCGAGCGCACCGCAAGTCGCGAGGAATTCAATCGCTTTCAAAAGCACCCTCAGCAGCTTTCCACGGAGGAGCTACGCTGCCTCCAGCATTCGGCCAGCTTCTACGTCCAGCGCATCGAGGACAGTCTCGCCTTCATCGCGCAGCATGATTTCGCCGACGTACTCCGGTCGCTGGCATGCATCGACGGCCTGGAACTCTGGACCTCGTCCCCACACCACAACTACCTGCCTTTTTTCAGCGCCAAGACAGCCGATCGGTTCGTTGCCCGCGGCGTGGAGGAGTTTTCAGAGATCTTCGGCCGCCATCCAGATGGCTTCTGGTTGCCGGAGTGCGCCTTTTACCCGGGAATCGAACGCTCCCTCGTCCGCCATGGCGTACCGCGGACCGCCCTCAGCCTGCATGCAATTGGCAGCTACGCCCCCACGAGTGTGAGCGGGATCTACCGCGCCGGCGCGCTCGACGTGCTCATCCACGACTTCCGGATCGCGTTACACCTCTGGAAAGCCCCGAGCGAGACCTTGCCAGCGCACCCGCTCTACCGTGAGTTCTTTCGCGACCTCGGTTTCGATGTGGTGCCTGAGTATTTCGATCGACTCGGCATCGAGATACCTGCCCATCGACGGGGACATTGCTGGACAGGCATCAAGTACCATGCCGTGAGCGGCGCGGAGGTGTCTCTGGGTGACAAGCGCCTTTACGACCCAGAGGCGGCACGCGCGCAAGCGCGTCATCACGTCCCCGAGTTCTGGGACCTTCTCGACCGTCACCGGCCATGGGTTCACGACCATAGGACCTTCGTCCTGGCCTTCGACACCGAGCTTTTCGGACACTGGTGGCACGAGGGGATCCCTTGGCTCGAAGGCATACTCGATGCTGCGCCAGAACCTGCCACACCCGTCGCTGAAACGCCCAGCGAGCCTGCCACCCTCCCCATGGTGCCGCGGCTCCATTACTCCACGTGGGGGCAGGACTTCTACAGCGAGCACTGGCTCACGCGCGACAATTGCTGGATGTATGCGCTCGTCAAGCTGGTCGAGTCTCAGCTCGACGCGCACGCCGATCCCGCGCTGTTCCGGAGCTTCGAGCGCCTGAGCGCTAGCGACTACCTCTTCATGTATCCCGATCCCTCGCAGCAGGCGTCCACCCGAGGGCTGTTCCTGGAACTCTTCACGGCGACCATCGAACAGATGGACATGCACGCCTCGGAAGTCGTCACGGCATTTCCGGTCGATCCCTTCAAACACCTGCTCGTGTACGTGACCCGGCGTGTTCCGGAGCCTACTCCCTCGTTCCATCTCCATCTGGCCCTGCCGGAGGGGAGCAAGGCGACTCCCCGGCAGGTGACCCTCGAACCGGAGCACCACAGCGCTGCGGGATACCAGATCTACTTCCAGTACTTCCCTCTGCGGCCCAGAAGCCGGTACGAACTCCGTATCGACGGCACGGAGCAAAGGTGCACGATCGACACGCCGGACTTCGGGATCCCTTTGCTCATCGGGACCGACCTGCGGCCAGTCCCCAAGTACAATCACGAGAAGCTGTACCGGAAGGTTGCGGCCATCTGGGAAGAGGATCCGAGCGCTCCCGTCCGGACCCGCCCGTCGCGTCGGAGCCACCAAGTGTACACGCGCGAGGCGCTCGCCCCCGTCCTCGGCGGCAGATCGGCCGCGGTGTTCAAGTACAACAAGGAGGGCTACGCTCTGCTGCGCTTCCGGGACCTGGCTCTTGCCACCCCTACCATCGTCTTCGACGACGGCCTCGCCGCGCAAGAGTCGGCCGCGTACATGGGTGGCGACGACACCTCCATCCCGGTCAGCGCCTCCTTGGAGGACATCGCGCTGCGTTCGTTCGACGCGGTGATCCTGACCTGTTCGCTCAACTTCGCGTCCGAGACGGCGTACGTACGCGCGCTCCTCGACGAGGCCGTAGGCCGCCACATCCCCGTAGTCTCGCTCTACGACGACATCCTCCATTACGACCTGCTCGACATGAGCGTCGATACTTCGGCGTTCCATCGGATCGCCATCCCCGAAGGCGAGCCAGCCACCGCTCTGCGCGCAGAGCCCTACCACGTCGCGAACCTGCTTGGAGTCTTCGGCACGGACACCGTGCAAGGGAAGTTCACGACCCAGATCTACCTGCGCGAGGCATTGCGGCAGCACCTCCGCGTCAAGCACCTCGCCACCGAACCCACAGGCCTCCTCCTCGGGGCCGACATCGCATACTCGCGCATCCTGGGCATCGACCTCACGCAACGCCTTTCCGTGGAGCGCGGGCTGATGCTCGGCCTCTCGCGCACGAGCGATCTGGTAATCACCGGCGGTCAGAACGCCATGCTCTTCGCCCCTCCGGGCTACAACCGCGCGGACAATGCGTCGACCTACATATATGAAACCTTCCTGCCGCCCCTCATCGTACTGACGGTCGCCATCGAGACCGAGCCCGCAGCCGTGCTCGAGACCATGGCCTACCTGCGCGATCTCGCTGAGCGCCACGGCGTCCGCTGCGAGGTGATCGGACTGGCCATGATGGGCGGACGCAAGCTCCACGGGGGGCGGTGGACCGAGACCTACTTCCTCGGCGTCCGCGAGGAGATCCTGGAAGCCGCGCGGCGCCGGCTCGAACGGGCGACTGGCCTCTCCATCTACGCGATCCCCGAAGAGACGCAGCACCTCGCCCGCGCGGTCCTCGGGCGTCTGTGA
- a CDS encoding S8 family serine peptidase, with protein MNVCSMFRTLGVVVGSSALVACGEAEAPPAQTSPSQHADPRALRNASVHYEKRIIEVGAAATLERLREQEVLVEAVDYGSFHLVILDTRQATQSLGESYGALRDDFDYIKLHGYTLDTRRPHEVYERLPADLRALNEPAALDPLRDRQAGLYLVQFIGPIQSSWVDELCSDGIEVVSYQPENAYVVRVDARNFARLVDISQQHHVQFVGDYAPAFRLSPEVRSLRDAPPDRNLDLTVQVVDSPDVQSVIRDLGRIALERVQVHHVGNLWNARISASPSRLTEIAQMPDVYNVELRNPIQPLDERQGQILAGNLAGNEPSGPGYLAWLANRGFSSAQFTSFSVNVVDDAYSLAGHPDLPAARIAFENNPTFQPGPQGGHGFLNAHIVAGFNNQAGAPYEDASGYNLGLGIAPWARVGVTAIFGDFFFATNPTLWESAAYAQGARVSTNAWGGMSGTTYDAYAQEYDRLVRDAQSDTPGLQPLIIVFAAGNDGAMAGTIGSPGTAKNVITVGASENVRSGGADACVSSIDDDGADSANDIIEFSSRGPVAAISGDLRTKPDLVAPGTHIQAGVPQSDYDGASTCGNLNWPPGQTLYNWSSGTSHASASVAGSAALVYQHFLNKGRPAPSPAMVKAYLMNAAAYLSGAGAGDTLPSNSQGMGRVNLGRAFDATPRILVDQTHLLGATGEIFTSTGVIASASQPLRVTLAWTDAPGPTNGAPPGVNNLDLEVTVGGVTYRGNVFSGASSTSGGTADAHNNVESVFLPAGLTGNFTVKVRAANIAGDGVPGHGDSTDQDFALVIYNGNPSVSVPCGESVSNGGFEVTPHPWVLSGNSYFTTSPACYPGSGAGYNYLGGVNFASGSTYQTISIPTGGSPVLSFGLNVNSDESGWGTLEHDRLWVELRDTSGNLLTTLATYSDRDRGLDGVYVQRGPFNLAPYAGQTVRLQFRATTDDIKLTTFRIDNVSVNCGNLVNNSGFESTSSPWVLSGNSYFTTSAACFPGSGAGYNFLGGLNNASGSTSQLISLPTGGLPSLSFGLNVNSDDSTPTQQRDMLYVELRSVSGNLLTTLATFSNLDKGPNGAYLQRGPFNLAPYAGQPVRLQFRATTDSAAITTFRIDNVTIF; from the coding sequence ATGAACGTCTGCTCTATGTTTCGCACCCTCGGAGTGGTCGTTGGCTCGAGTGCGCTGGTCGCCTGCGGGGAGGCTGAGGCGCCACCCGCTCAAACCTCTCCAAGTCAGCATGCCGATCCGCGCGCTCTCCGGAACGCCTCGGTACATTACGAGAAGCGCATCATCGAAGTCGGTGCCGCCGCCACCCTGGAGCGCCTGCGCGAGCAGGAGGTCTTGGTCGAGGCGGTGGACTACGGCAGCTTTCACCTCGTAATTCTCGATACGAGGCAAGCAACCCAGTCGCTCGGAGAGTCCTATGGCGCGCTGCGGGACGACTTCGACTACATCAAGCTCCACGGTTACACCCTCGATACCCGCCGCCCCCACGAGGTTTACGAACGGCTCCCAGCCGACCTTCGTGCGCTCAACGAACCCGCTGCTCTAGATCCGCTGCGTGATCGCCAGGCCGGACTCTATCTCGTCCAGTTCATCGGTCCCATTCAGTCCTCCTGGGTGGACGAACTCTGCTCCGACGGGATCGAAGTCGTCAGTTATCAGCCTGAGAACGCTTACGTCGTGCGCGTCGATGCGCGAAATTTTGCCCGTCTCGTCGATATCTCGCAGCAACATCACGTGCAGTTCGTCGGGGATTATGCACCGGCGTTCCGTCTGAGCCCCGAAGTTCGCTCCTTGCGTGACGCGCCTCCAGATCGAAACCTGGATCTCACCGTGCAGGTGGTCGACAGCCCCGACGTGCAAAGCGTCATTCGCGACCTTGGGAGGATTGCGCTGGAGCGCGTCCAGGTCCACCACGTGGGGAACCTGTGGAACGCGAGGATCTCGGCGTCACCTTCCAGGCTCACGGAGATCGCGCAGATGCCTGACGTCTACAACGTCGAATTGCGCAATCCCATCCAGCCTCTCGACGAGAGGCAGGGACAGATCCTGGCCGGGAACCTGGCGGGCAATGAACCCAGCGGTCCCGGATATCTGGCCTGGCTCGCGAATCGCGGCTTCTCCAGCGCGCAGTTCACCTCCTTCTCGGTCAATGTCGTTGACGATGCCTATTCGCTCGCAGGTCATCCTGATCTGCCTGCTGCGCGCATTGCTTTCGAGAACAACCCCACATTCCAGCCAGGCCCGCAGGGGGGCCATGGATTCCTCAACGCACACATCGTCGCCGGCTTCAACAATCAGGCCGGAGCACCATACGAAGATGCCAGCGGCTACAACCTCGGCCTCGGCATCGCTCCCTGGGCGCGGGTCGGCGTTACCGCCATCTTCGGAGACTTCTTTTTTGCGACCAACCCAACCCTCTGGGAGTCCGCAGCTTATGCCCAGGGAGCCCGTGTCTCCACGAATGCGTGGGGTGGAATGAGCGGTACCACCTACGATGCGTACGCCCAGGAGTACGACCGCCTCGTACGCGATGCACAGAGCGACACCCCCGGGCTGCAGCCGCTCATCATCGTCTTCGCTGCTGGCAACGACGGAGCCATGGCGGGCACGATTGGCAGCCCCGGCACGGCCAAGAACGTGATCACGGTGGGGGCCAGCGAGAATGTGCGCTCTGGGGGCGCGGATGCCTGCGTTTCGTCCATCGATGATGACGGCGCGGACAGCGCCAACGACATCATCGAGTTTTCCAGCCGCGGTCCAGTCGCTGCCATCAGCGGAGATCTCCGGACCAAGCCCGATCTCGTCGCTCCTGGCACGCACATCCAGGCTGGGGTCCCTCAATCGGATTACGATGGAGCGAGCACCTGCGGCAATCTGAACTGGCCTCCCGGACAGACGCTCTACAACTGGTCGAGCGGCACATCGCACGCGAGCGCATCGGTGGCAGGTAGCGCCGCGCTCGTCTACCAGCACTTCCTCAACAAGGGACGACCAGCCCCCAGCCCAGCCATGGTCAAGGCGTACCTCATGAACGCGGCGGCCTACCTGAGCGGAGCAGGTGCGGGTGATACCTTGCCCTCGAACAGCCAGGGTATGGGCCGGGTGAATCTCGGGCGCGCCTTCGACGCCACCCCACGAATCCTCGTCGATCAGACGCATCTTCTCGGCGCTACTGGCGAGATCTTTACCTCCACGGGCGTGATCGCCTCTGCGAGCCAGCCCCTCCGGGTTACCCTGGCCTGGACCGATGCGCCCGGTCCCACGAACGGCGCTCCTCCCGGCGTCAACAACCTGGACCTCGAGGTGACCGTCGGAGGCGTCACCTACCGCGGTAACGTGTTCTCGGGTGCAAGCTCCACGAGCGGCGGTACGGCGGACGCCCATAACAACGTCGAATCGGTTTTCCTGCCGGCGGGCCTCACGGGGAACTTCACCGTCAAGGTGCGGGCGGCCAACATTGCCGGCGACGGTGTACCCGGGCATGGCGACAGCACGGATCAGGACTTCGCGCTGGTCATTTACAACGGTAACCCCAGCGTCAGCGTTCCTTGCGGAGAATCTGTCTCCAATGGCGGCTTCGAGGTGACGCCCCACCCCTGGGTGCTCTCGGGCAACTCGTATTTCACCACCTCCCCCGCGTGCTACCCAGGCTCGGGCGCTGGCTACAATTATCTCGGAGGCGTCAACTTCGCCTCCGGGAGCACCTACCAGACGATCTCCATCCCTACGGGCGGCAGCCCTGTCCTGAGCTTCGGGCTCAACGTCAACTCCGACGAGAGTGGCTGGGGCACGCTGGAGCATGACCGCCTCTGGGTCGAGCTGCGTGACACCAGCGGCAACCTGCTCACCACGCTGGCCACGTACAGCGATCGCGACAGGGGTCTAGACGGCGTCTACGTCCAGCGCGGTCCGTTCAATCTAGCGCCCTATGCGGGACAGACGGTGCGCCTGCAGTTCCGCGCCACCACCGACGACATCAAGCTCACCACCTTCCGCATCGACAATGTGAGCGTCAACTGCGGCAACCTGGTGAACAACAGCGGCTTCGAGTCGACCTCCAGCCCTTGGGTACTCTCTGGCAACTCGTACTTCACCACCTCTGCCGCCTGTTTCCCCGGCTCCGGCGCGGGATACAATTTTCTCGGGGGTCTCAACAATGCCTCCGGGAGCACGTCCCAGCTCATCTCCCTCCCGACGGGAGGCCTCCCCAGCTTGAGCTTCGGGCTCAACGTCAACTCCGACGATAGCACGCCCACGCAGCAGCGGGACATGCTCTACGTCGAGCTGCGCAGTGTCAGCGGCAACCTGCTCACGACGCTCGCCACGTTCAGCAACCTCGACAAGGGGCCCAACGGCGCTTACCTCCAGCGTGGCCCGTTCAATCTAGCGCCTTATGCGGGGCAGCCAGTACGTCTGCAGTTTCGCGCCACCACCGACAGCGCCGCCATTACCACCTTCAGGATCGACAACGTCACCATCTTCTGA
- a CDS encoding S8 family serine peptidase has translation MVDSGVAREFLRRHPLPLVRGASFTLEAATGHLEARVYGREEILAWQRGGAEIELNDTHGHGTAILSILHDQARPAADVELYVARMLDEHLRGSSICFVEALTWLVDDESVDLVNLSLGTANMALADRMQGLINRAVARGVTLVCAAGGVPTWPAQLEGVVAVADGALARSAGADIKIDHVRTEHAVRIYEKGRWVERPMTTSYACAAAAAQVIRGEPL, from the coding sequence GTGGTCGACAGCGGGGTGGCGCGGGAGTTCTTGCGGCGACACCCGCTCCCGCTCGTGAGAGGCGCCAGCTTCACCCTGGAGGCGGCAACAGGGCACCTCGAAGCCCGCGTGTACGGTCGGGAGGAGATCTTGGCGTGGCAGCGCGGTGGGGCAGAGATCGAGCTGAACGACACACACGGGCACGGCACGGCCATTCTGAGCATCCTCCACGACCAGGCCCGCCCCGCTGCCGACGTCGAGCTCTACGTGGCCAGAATGCTCGATGAGCACCTGCGAGGATCCTCGATATGCTTCGTCGAAGCGCTCACGTGGTTGGTCGACGATGAGAGTGTCGATCTGGTGAACCTGAGCCTCGGGACGGCCAACATGGCGCTGGCGGACAGGATGCAGGGGCTGATCAACCGGGCGGTAGCGCGCGGCGTGACGCTCGTGTGTGCTGCTGGCGGCGTACCCACGTGGCCAGCGCAGCTCGAAGGGGTCGTCGCCGTCGCCGATGGAGCGCTGGCGAGGAGCGCGGGGGCCGACATCAAGATCGACCATGTGCGCACGGAGCACGCGGTGCGCATCTACGAGAAGGGTCGGTGGGTGGAGCGGCCCATGACGACCAGCTATGCATGCGCTGCGGCGGCCGCCCAAGTGATTCGGGGTGAGCCGCTGTAG
- a CDS encoding peptidase domain-containing ABC transporter gives MSIKASEPPVRPTRHAIFRQLAALILLLRPYWWSLIKGALLGPAIGLTSMAAPYLTKLLFDDVAVSHDVGLMKVLVAGIFAASLAALLAESLLGYYSSYLHIKIENTAVLHLFNHLQHLPDAFFYRRQSGDILSRFQDMKSGLAIVASLLRLLFGQGIYVLLVPPFLIALQWKLALVAVVTVPLTALIPLTSGRILGGVWEETVRAYADFESLQVETLRQIRTHKTLALERFAFVRARAQVDTILAAHLRTQTTETGLRVVERVLDATGMALFTWLGWRLILAGEMSLGDYVAFVAYVGYLRGPFIDAVGFLFSLQQRAVNLHRVFEHLDHPPEQDPAGAMQAREVVTKRLLGRIRLEGVSFGYTAGAPVLANVDASVEPGRVIAVVGPSGSGKTTLLRLLLRLEDPQQGRVLFDGRDARDIPLSDLRRQIAVVWQDVELYRGTLRHNLEIGLDGVTDAALEDVVRRSGLESVVASAPKGYETMVAEWGASLSGGQRQRLAIGRALLREAPILLLDEATSNIDVETEALIVGQLFDQARRRGKTVLFVTHRLSNAALADEVWVVSEGCVEARGTHPELLQTSPLYQRLHRLSTGTASLAGDEMPEERVA, from the coding sequence ATGTCCATCAAGGCCTCCGAGCCGCCGGTCCGACCGACACGACACGCAATCTTCCGTCAGCTCGCGGCACTGATTCTGCTGCTGCGGCCGTACTGGTGGTCACTCATCAAAGGGGCGCTGCTCGGGCCTGCCATCGGCCTGACGAGCATGGCCGCCCCATATCTGACCAAGCTGCTCTTCGACGACGTCGCGGTCAGCCATGACGTGGGCTTGATGAAGGTTCTCGTCGCTGGCATCTTCGCCGCGTCCCTGGCGGCGCTGCTCGCCGAGTCACTCCTCGGCTATTACTCCTCGTACCTCCACATCAAGATCGAGAACACCGCCGTTCTCCACCTGTTCAACCACCTCCAGCACCTCCCTGACGCATTCTTCTACCGCCGCCAGAGCGGCGACATCCTGAGCCGGTTTCAGGACATGAAGAGCGGGTTGGCCATCGTCGCGAGCCTGCTGCGCCTGCTCTTCGGGCAGGGGATCTACGTGCTCCTCGTGCCCCCCTTCCTGATCGCCTTGCAATGGAAGCTCGCGCTCGTCGCGGTGGTGACAGTCCCGCTCACTGCGCTGATCCCGCTCACGAGCGGGCGCATCCTCGGCGGGGTGTGGGAAGAGACGGTGCGCGCCTATGCCGATTTCGAGTCTCTCCAGGTCGAGACCCTGCGGCAGATCCGCACCCACAAGACGCTCGCCCTGGAGCGCTTTGCCTTCGTGCGCGCGCGGGCGCAGGTGGACACCATTCTGGCTGCGCACCTGCGCACCCAGACCACGGAGACGGGCCTGCGCGTCGTCGAGCGCGTGCTGGATGCCACAGGCATGGCGCTCTTCACCTGGCTCGGCTGGCGTCTGATCCTCGCGGGGGAGATGAGCCTGGGCGATTACGTGGCCTTCGTCGCGTACGTCGGCTATCTGCGCGGGCCATTCATCGATGCGGTCGGGTTCCTCTTCAGCCTTCAGCAACGGGCGGTGAACCTGCACCGGGTGTTCGAGCACCTCGATCACCCGCCGGAGCAGGACCCGGCGGGGGCGATGCAGGCGCGGGAAGTCGTGACGAAGCGGCTCCTCGGACGGATCCGGCTGGAAGGCGTATCCTTCGGCTACACGGCCGGAGCGCCGGTGCTCGCGAACGTGGACGCCAGCGTAGAACCGGGGAGGGTCATCGCCGTGGTCGGACCGAGCGGCTCGGGGAAGACGACGCTCCTGCGGCTGCTGTTGCGGCTCGAAGACCCGCAGCAGGGGCGGGTGCTCTTTGATGGGCGGGATGCGCGGGACATCCCCCTGTCAGACCTGCGGCGGCAGATCGCGGTGGTGTGGCAGGATGTCGAACTCTACCGCGGCACCCTGCGCCACAACCTGGAGATCGGGCTCGACGGAGTCACGGACGCGGCGCTGGAGGACGTGGTGCGCCGCTCGGGGCTGGAGTCGGTGGTGGCCAGCGCGCCGAAGGGCTACGAGACGATGGTGGCGGAGTGGGGCGCGAGCCTGTCCGGTGGGCAGCGGCAGCGGCTGGCCATCGGGCGGGCACTCCTGCGTGAGGCGCCGATCCTGCTGCTCGACGAGGCCACCTCCAACATCGATGTGGAGACGGAGGCGCTCATCGTCGGTCAGCTCTTCGATCAGGCGCGGAGGCGGGGGAAGACGGTACTCTTCGTGACCCACCGGTTGAGCAACGCGGCGCTGGCCGATGAGGTCTGGGTGGTCAGCGAAGGGTGCGTCGAGGCTCGGGGAACGCATCCGGAGTTGCTCCAGACTTCGCCCCTGTACCAGCGGCTGCACCGCCTCTCGACGGGCACCGCTTCTCTCGCGGGGGACGAGATGCCGGAGGAACGCGTCGCATGA
- a CDS encoding SDR family NAD(P)-dependent oxidoreductase, with product MTQHPALTPGRVAVVTGAASGIGLAAAQRFARLGLKVCLADLEGPALDTAARSVAALAPGGEADVRAVPTDVARLDDVQRLKEAAYGAFGEVAVLMNNAAIGGGGKLWESPERWRRLIEVNLWGVIHGVQAFTEAMTAQGTPAAIVNTGSKQGITTPPGDTAYNISKAGVKVLTEQLAHDLRGLAGCQVTTHLLVPGYTFTGMTGRTEKPEAAWTADQVVDLLLEAMGRGEFYILCPDNAVTREMDERRIQWAADDLIKNRPALSRWHPDHAQAFEAFMAGVKKP from the coding sequence ATGACCCAACACCCCGCATTGACCCCCGGCCGTGTCGCCGTGGTGACCGGCGCCGCCAGCGGCATCGGCCTCGCCGCCGCCCAGCGCTTCGCCCGCCTGGGCCTCAAGGTCTGCCTCGCCGATCTCGAAGGACCCGCCCTCGACACCGCCGCCCGCAGCGTCGCCGCCCTTGCCCCCGGCGGTGAGGCCGACGTGCGCGCCGTGCCCACCGACGTGGCGCGCCTCGACGACGTCCAGCGCTTGAAGGAAGCCGCGTACGGCGCCTTCGGCGAGGTCGCGGTGCTGATGAACAACGCCGCCATCGGCGGAGGCGGCAAGCTGTGGGAGAGCCCCGAGCGCTGGCGCCGGCTGATCGAGGTGAACCTCTGGGGCGTCATCCACGGCGTGCAAGCCTTCACCGAGGCGATGACCGCGCAGGGGACGCCGGCCGCCATCGTCAACACCGGCTCGAAGCAAGGCATCACCACGCCGCCGGGCGACACCGCGTACAACATCTCCAAGGCCGGGGTGAAGGTGCTGACCGAGCAGCTCGCCCACGATCTGCGGGGCCTCGCGGGCTGCCAGGTGACGACGCACCTGCTGGTGCCCGGCTACACGTTCACCGGGATGACGGGTCGGACGGAGAAGCCCGAGGCGGCGTGGACTGCCGATCAGGTGGTGGATCTGCTGCTGGAGGCGATGGGCCGCGGGGAGTTCTACATCCTGTGTCCCGACAATGCGGTGACGCGGGAGATGGACGAGCGGCGGATCCAGTGGGCGGCGGATGATCTGATCAAGAACCGGCCGGCGCTGTCCCGCTGGCACCCGGACCACGCGCAGGCCTTCGAGGCGTTCATGGCGGGGGTGAAGAAGCCGTGA